Proteins from one Bos taurus isolate L1 Dominette 01449 registration number 42190680 breed Hereford chromosome 7, ARS-UCD2.0, whole genome shotgun sequence genomic window:
- the OR7E202 gene encoding LOW QUALITY PROTEIN: olfactory receptor 7E178 (The sequence of the model RefSeq protein was modified relative to this genomic sequence to represent the inferred CDS: inserted 1 base in 1 codon), with amino-acid sequence MEPQNHTRVSXFLLLGFSDDPELQLLLFGLFLSLYLVTVLGNLLIILAVSSDPHLHSPMYFFLSNLSLADISISTTTIPKMLVNFQTHSKSITYAGCIAQVNFFALFACLESLLLTVMAYDRLVAICHPLYYLVIMNPRLCGLLVLVSLSISFLNSLLHYLMMIQLTFCAGVELPHYFCEFSQLFNLTCSDTSISSILIYFIGTIFGGVPLSGVLYSYSRIISSILRLSSLGGRYKAFSTCGSHLSVVCLFYGTGIGVYISSALSSSPRKSAVASVMYTVVIPMLNPFIYSLRNKDIKSSLWRIGHRIA; translated from the exons ATGGAACCACAGAATCATACACGTGTCT GATTCCTCCTTCTGGGCTTCTCAGATGATCCAGAACTTCAGCTCCTCCTCTTTGGGCTCTTCCTGTCCCTGTACCTGGTGACTGTGCTTGGGaacctgctcatcatcctggcTGTCAGCTCTGACCCTCACCTCCACagccccatgtacttcttcctctccaatctGTCCTTGGCTGACATCAGTAtcagcaccaccaccatccctAAGATGCTAGTGAATTTTCAAACGCATAGCAAATCCATCACCTATGCAGGGTGCATTGCTCAGGTGAACTTTTTTGCTCTTTTTGCGTGTTTGGAGAGTCTGCTTCTgacagtgatggcctatgaccggttGGTGGCCATTTGTCACCCCCTATACTATCTGGTCATCATGAACCCTCGCCTCTGTGGTTTGTTGGTCCTGGTATCACTTTCCATTAGCTTTTTGAACTCCCTGCTGCACTACTTGATGATGATACAGCTTACCTTCTGTGCAGGTGTGGAACTTCCTCATTATTTTTGTGAATTTTCTCAACTCTTTAACCTTACTTGTTCTGACACCTCCATCAGTAGCATATTAATCTAtttcattggtaccatctttggTGGAGTTCCACTGTCAGGGGTCCTTTACTCTTATTCTCGAATTATTTCCTCCATCCTCAGACTCTCATCATTAGGTGGGAGGTataaagccttctccacctgtggttCTCACTTgtcagttgtttgtttgttttatggaaCAGGCATTGGGGTGTATATAAGTTCAGCTCTCTCATCTTCCCCTAGGAAGAGTGCGGTGGCCTCagtgatgtacactgtggtcaTCCCAATGCTGAACCCCTTCATTTACAGTCTAAGGAACAAGGACATCAAGAGTTCCCTGTGGAGGATTGGCCACAGAATAGCCTAA